In Cheilinus undulatus linkage group 14, ASM1832078v1, whole genome shotgun sequence, the genomic stretch ccatgctGAGCATCCTTAGCATTAGCTCACACTATGCTAATGATTTGAAATGCTGAAACAGCAAAACTCCAAAATGTGTAAGCCAGAGATTTGGAAAGGCTGTTTACTCATCTTATCTTTCAACCGTAGGCGGCTGTGATATTAATATTTAGAATTGTTTGTcctgtttttaattcagtcatACTCTAAAAAGTTAATAGCTGTCATGAATACTTGAATGGTACTCAGTGAATGGATGCATTTAAAGACCTACACCAGTTCTTGCACGTTACAGAATGAGTTCACACTCATTGACACAACTAAGTGCATAACTAGCTTACAGTTAATGCAGGGAAACGCGTCTGAGCGCGCGCGGGTGTGTGCGCGCGAGCGACGTGAAGAGTGTGGGCAGACAGCACAGCAGTGCTGAATCAGTATTAGAGCGAGGGGAGGCAATGAAGTCAGATGAAATTACTTTGGCTGTGTCTAAATGCTTCAAATCACTGGGAGAAAGTACGGGAAGTAAGGACGAGACTTCGCTTTTCACTGGGGGCTAATTACCCAGCTGTagcctaattaaaaaaaacacccttcCAAAAGAGGGGAAACTGGGGCTAGTGGTCCTTAAAAAACTCTTACCATGGGCCAAACATATTCTGACTAAACTATAGCTAATAAGCTCCTTCAGGGACTTTCTGTGACCCCAAGGATATAGTCGCACAGAAATGAACTTTCGGGAACATTAAAGGACTGTGGCCTGTGGTGATTTTTCATTGAGAATATGACTGGAGGCCGATTTCCTggattttgtgattaaaatgcaaatgaaaagCACAGACACCGTCGCGGGGGTATGAGGTAGGCTGGGCATATAGCATGTAGGAATGACTGGTGTTGAGAGACAAACTATTTTCTGCAGTGTGAGGGCAGCAGGGAGGATCTGTGGCTTACAGCCATCACGGAGCTGCTGGAGGAGATGCATTCTTTATTCTGAGGAGGGGAGgagtgacagagaggagagagggagagagagagagagagaaagagagagagagagagaggtgagcAGAGCACACACGTCGCACTATCAAGTGAATCCATCTAAGAAAACAACTCGCAGGGAGTCCGGGGCTGAGCTGCGTAGGCACTGAAGCCAAGTTTGAGCTCCCCCGCTGAAGAGCGCGCAGGACGGACGCAGCTGGCCGTCATGGCCCGTGGAGGATCAGGCGGCGGACACTTCGGCGAGTGCGTCCTCAGCGTTCGGGCAGAGTGTGGACGGAGAAAAGAGGGCTTTGTGATCACTCTGCCACCGCTTTCCTTGGTCCCCATGCGCTGCAGACGGTGCAGTTAAAGCGGAGCAGCGCCGTTGAGAAGCGCCCGGGCGctgggcaaaaagaaaaaaaaaaaaagaagaggggggTGAAGTGTTGGACAGCGGTGTAAACGGAGGCACAACCAGGGGGGACCCATGCAGGGAAATATGCTGCTTCGGAGACTGGACGGGCTCACGCTGCTGATCGGGACCGAGTCGCACCAGCTTCACCGAGCGGAGCTTTACGCACGGTCATACAGCAGGACCGCATGAAGGACAGAGGGGAAAAGTTGAACGCGGTAGCTCGGTTTGTAATGGATAAAGGCTCGCCAAAGGTACAGTGCatgtttcttttaaacatgGGCATAAATGTCTGGAAATGAAGTGGCAAACCACAGGCTTGAATTAAGTATAAATAGACTACTTTTCAGTTAAATACTGAGTGATTACGCACGCCAAGCGATCTTAAATCAACCCTTTTTACCATGAAAGAACAGCATATTTGTGTCCTTCGTAGATCCTCGAGCTCTCCACGATCCTCTCAGACTTTCTAAGTTGAATTAAAATACAGCAGAACAAAAGATGAAGCTCTCCGCTCCACATTTTTCACCACGAAAAGCTGACTTTTTAGAgaggtggggtggggggggggtgtttggTGGTGGAGAGGAGGGGGCTTTCACTCTCAATGCATTGCACGGTTTTCAATTCTCCCTTTGAAATAATTCACTCAGATGAACACCGCTCACTGGGCAGCCTTTGAAGTCTACCTGATCCGCTTCTTATCGCCTCTTAAATACCCTAtccattttaaacttttaattgcGTTTCTGTCGCTAAATCCAGTTCTAATCGGATTGTGCTGGCCACATATCACAGCGTTCATCTGGCGGTGAGAAACTGTGCTCCCTCGGCTGGAAATCaaataataaagaaagaaaaaaaaaaacagaccttttatcactctccctctcttttccttCCATACGCGCCATGaatttgttttggtgttgtcaAGTGAAGCTCAGCCTGACACTGTGCGTTTTTACACTTATTATTTGGATTCTTGgtgacattttatttatgcaGCTATAATAATCTTGATGCTGCTGCCTTCTGCTGTTGATTCTGCTGCTGTGGCAGCACATTTTATCGCCTCATGTGGTTGCTTATACCCCTGGAAGcttatttgattaaatttagCTCTTTCAATTTAGAGAAGTAGATCACAGATGTGTGTCAAAGGATTGTTTCTCCGTCTCTGCCACAAAGAGCCTGTGCACGTCAACAAACAGACAGAACAGGGGGAATTTAAAGAAGCAGGGCCATGGAGATGACTAGATCCATCTCTTTTATTCACTATTTTTATTCACTATGTTTTCCTTTCCTTCTCTTTCATGGCTGCCAGATATAACaaatctggttttaaaaatatccCAAACCTGCAGGACTgctgattatttttctttgcagatCCCTCAGAACACCTCAATCAGCGCCCATGGGCGCTCTTGTGCAGAACATTTAACCTATCTTTCTCATAATTGTACAACATCGACTCAGGGTGGAGCTTCTGTTAAGCTGAGAGCTGCTGGTGACAACCAGGATCTTTCAATCATGTGGAGGAAGAggtgtaaaaaatgtttgatgggTCGTAAAACTTGGAATAATGGATCAAGGGGTCTACTGTAAACCAATGGCCTTGTGCTTTACCACAAACCTCCCCATGCTGAAAAATAGCCTGTATCGATCATTTATGGCCAGTGTAGGGACTAAATTATTTTCCAATCCCATTTCATTTGACAGCTCCTGTATGTCACTCCAGATAGAGGAGGGGCACATATGCAGGGTCTCTGTCCTCACTATTGTTTTGCAATTCCAGCCTCAGCGGCTTTAAATCTCCAGTTCGATGGCTGTGTCCAGGCCTACCTGAATAACAAGCTCCTCCTAAGGCCAGCGTCAAAACAATTGCCTCTGTTGACTGTAAGCACTCGTGTGTTTACTCACGCACCTCTGCCCACAGCGTCCGTGAAAGTGCACAAACCAGACAGCTGTAAAttgttttgcagattttttttttcccatgaaaaATTCTGCGAATCCATATCTGTGCTCAGTGAGGTGATGTCTTTAAAGGCATTATCTCGTTTGAGCCTGTTTTCCACGGAGCAGCATTTATGTTGCTCAGAACCTCAGTGAGTCCATGAGCATGTGTCCTTGCAGTGCTCTATTCCCTCCTTTGATAGAGAGGAAGGGATAAAAGCCTTCTTTATGTCTGTGAAACCGGATGTGTGAGAGCTGTTGTGAATATTTATCAGACtcttttttatatctttttttctaaagtgGTGCATAATTTTACATTAGCAGTGAATGGTGTGTTTTGTGGCCCCGTCTTTCTATTTTGGAGGAAAGGAGGGCAGGACAGACAGTTGgtatttgtgtgtgcatgtttgtatgTCAAATAAAGAGCctagagggaaagagagagaggcccCTTTTTCCAAGAACAGGCCACCCTTTAAATATACTAatcccacatttctttgttttcccaCAGGTTTCTGGATCCAAATGTCACCCCCCTTGGACTCTGCCCTGGTCGGGGCCCAGCAGTGTGTGACGGACAGGCGTGTGGAGCCTGCGGTGGCTCTGTACTGCGTGGCTTCAAATTGCCCCTGGCTGAGCTCTACATGGAGCAACGAGTGAAGAGTCCAGCAATGGTCTGACGTCTCAGCATGGATGGAGTCAGTCAGAGGACCGGCCACCACTAATGAGACCATCGCGCTTCAGCTGAGGACTAGCATTTACAGGATTACTCCCACGTTTTCCTGCTCATTTTCCAGCTAACTGCATCGTTACCAGACTCTCCTAGTGGGACTTTTAATGCGTCTGGTTTTTGGTGGATATATACGTCATTGCCTTTCTGattttcatatttgttttattccatcccacttttttattgttggtttcccttttcctgttttgtttttccactaTGGAGTTTCTGGTCGGACCCTGGAATAAGGATTGGGCTTCATTCTTGCAATTTTGGTTGACTGTCATCCTAAGCCTCCAAATGCAGTTCAGGCCGGGTGCTTCTTGCCCGGAGGTGTGTCGTTGTGACAACCAGTTCGTGTACTGCAACGAACGCAGCCTGACATCAGTGCCTCTGGGGATACAAGAGGGCTTCAAAGTCCTCTTCCTACACAACAACCAGATAAACAATGCTGGCTTCCCTATGGAACTTCACAATCTTGCCTCGGTAGAAACTGTGTATCTCTATGGCAACCAGCTGGATGAGTTCCCCATCAATCTGCCCAAAAATACCAGGGTCCTTCATCTCCAGGAGAACAATATCCAAACAATCTCCAGGGCAGCCCTGGCCCAGCTGACTCGGCTAGAAGAGCTGCACCTTGATGATAACTCCATCTCCACAGTGGGGGTGGAAGAAGGGGCCTTTAGGGAGGCACTGAGCCTCAAACTCCTCTTCCTTACTAAGAACCACTTAAGCAGTGTTCCCATTGGCCTTCCTGAGGACCTTAAAGAGCTGCGGTTGGATGAGAACCGCATTGCTGTCATTGCAGAGGAGGCCTTTCAGAATGTGACACGTCTGCAGCGCCTCCTGCTGGACGGGAACCTGCTGACAGATGAGGGCATTGCACCTGGGACCTTCCAGGACCTGTCCAACCTCCGTGAGCTGGCCCTGGGTCGCAATTCACTCACCTTCCCCCCACCCCTCCTTCCTAGTCAGTCACTGGTCAAACTCAGCCTACAGGAGAACCAGATTGACCAGATCCCTGTGGCAGCATTCGCTGCCCTTAATAGACTAGAAAAACTGGAAATCTCTAGCAACCAGCTTCAGACTCTGACACAGGGAGTGTTCGATGGACTGTCAAGCCTAAAGCATCTCATGGTGCGAAATAACCCTTGGCGTTGTGACTGTGGCATAAAATGGGTGGTCGTGTGGCTCAAGGCTCTACCTTCGTCCATCAACGCCCGGGGCTTTGTGTGCTCAAGTCCGGACAAGGTGCGTGGCATGGCAATCAGAGAGCTCACGCTGGATATTATAGAGTGCCCAGTCGATGCCAACCAGCCGCCCTGGCCAACCCTTCGTTCCACACCTCCTCCCCCACCCACAACCACCCCTTACACAACCATGATTTCCACCCTCATCACCACATCCATCCCCTACTACTTTGACTCACCCTCCCCTCCTCTACCCCCAGTCCATAACCCTCCTGGCCCTCTGCCTCCTTACGAGGACCCCCTTCAGATTTCCTTCCATGTGGTCAACTCCACAAATATCGAGGTGAGCTGGGCTTCCTATTTCACCGTCACAGCCTACAAGGTCACCTGGATCAAAAGGGGCCAAAGCCAAATAAACGAAGGGATGCGGGAGAGGACTGTGAGTGGGGACCGGCGGCATATCAGCCTCACCAACCTGGAGCCCCGGTCGGTGTATCGTATCTGCGTGCATGTTCTGGACACTCTTAACTCCTACAGGCCAGGAGAGGATACTATATGTTCTGAGGCCAGGACCAAAGCTGCTGTGTCCACAAAGCCTCCCGGCAGAGAGCAAGCTCCTCAGGAGAGCATCAACACTACTCTGCTGATGGCTGGAATCATCGGCGGGGCGGTGCTTATCATTCTGGTAACGCTGCTCAGCCTGTTTTGTTGGCACATGCACAGGAAGAGCCGGTCATCTTCGACCAAGTGGAAATACAACCGTGGTAGGAGAAAAGACGACTACTGCGAGGCTGGAACCAAGAAGGATAACTCCATTCTTGAGATGACTGAGACCAGTTTCCAGATAGTGGCGCTGAACAATGAGCAGCTGCTCAAGGGAGATTTCCGCATTCAGCCCATCTACACGCCCAACGGGGGCATTGGATTTAGAGACTGTCACCTCAGTAACAACAGCATAGCCTACTGCAAGAGCAGCAACGTGCCCAGTACAGAGTTCTGCCACACGTGATGCAGCAGCAAATAGTACATTGGCattcaaataaacacaaagaaaaacgcTCGACTTGCATAAATACACACACTTACACCGTTTGTGTAGACgacaaaatacataaaagttCTAGTGAAATATAACTGTACTATATATATTTCCAAGTTCTGTCTACAATGTAATTTATACTGTGGATAATAATGTGGGATTCTCTGCTATCTTTTTTATTCTTAGAAAAGAGATacaagtgtttcttttttataaccAGCAGGGTTTTGAAAGTTGTTTTAATGGTCAGTACTGTACATGAACATGGATTTGTACAATCATGGCACCCTGGGTGTAGCTTCTGACAAACGCTGTCAGCCTTGGAAACGTTGGGGCGCTTAGAGGGCTGGGATCCTTTGCTAACCACAGAAGTAAAAATATGGCCTTTTTGTGCTTTGAAACTCTGCAAACCCTCCCTGCTACAACAGAACAGTAGTAAAGACAACACAGCACAGGGGAAATCCAAACACCGCTGATTAGAGCGCTGTGGAAATATAGCACTGGTTCACTGTTGgcatgttgtaaaaaaaaaaaaaagaagtgcacTTTCTTATTAATGGAAGCAAGGCAGGAAATGAGCAGAGGTGGTGATCGCATGTAAGGGAATCAGGATGGCTGTGTGGGGAGAATGTCATCGGTGCTGTTGAAAAGCCTGGAATGAGATTTCCCAAAGGTACCTTAACACTAAAGCATCTTTGTTCTGTTGCTTTACAGTAGAACAAAGGTGGGTTTAGTCGGGGGACACGTTTTGGAAAATTCTGAAGAAGGATGTGTCATCTTCAGAACAGTTTTTTCTAAAGTCAGGAGTTGCTATCATTAACACAAGTTGAAAAAGCAACAAAGGATTATTGTCCCTAATGAGGCGCAGGAGTCTGCTGGGACTCCCCGATCCTTTTGAAGAAATTCCCTTATTTGTTCTGctccctttttttccccctcttgtGTTGCCTGTTTTGGCAAGTGAGgccacaagggggcagtttGTTTCCCTGTGTGTCGTGTGTGGGACAGAGGAACAGAGggcaagaaagaaaaagaaagctgcATAGATCAGTTTACCTCCTCTATTCCCCCTGGAGCCCATTACCCAGACGGCATTACTCATGCTCAAACAGCATTGTTGGAGTATTATCGCTCAACGAGCAACTTAATGATGTGGAATCATTTAAAACTAACAGTGTTTTCTGCGTTTGGTGGCTGAATTATATGGATTTTCACCACTGTGGTCTATCACGAGGCTAAAGGAGTCTGTTTCTCCCTGCGTGAATAGAGCGTGATGAATTTCCACTACACCGCTAATTATACACCCACTTATTTCAACCTTGTCCCAGCATTCATTACCCTATTTGATAAATTGGGAAATTACAACAATAAGATCGCAGCCCGCCCATGATCCGAACAATGCTGCGCAATTTTGACTGAGCAGCTCATCTTCTGTCTCATCATTTACTCTTTTGTGTACATCATACAAGCCTGCCTCATTCATCCACGGTCACCTGAACAATGCAGCTCCTCAATGTGATGATTTTCACCCGATCTAGCCTCATTTTCTGTCTCCCTGTTGGTTCTCtgatccctgcatgggctcaattaaaacacttttcctgcCCTTCAGCTCCCAGGCTGCGGTAGCATCTCTGTACAAGTGAGGTGCCAGTGAGAGGACTTCATTATGCACTTCTCCCTAAGaagattttatttgatttgacaAGATATTTTTTCAAGGGGCCAAGCTTAAAGAATTCCCACccatcccccccccccactctcCCTATAATCCTCGaccaaaaaagggagaaaatatGTAGACGTTTTTTCACTTGGCTGCATGGAGCTCACGCTGAGAGAGATTGGTGTTAACTCTTTGTGAGGCGCACAGATACAGCGACTTAAATGTAAAGGATAGAGGAATCTCCACAACTAGGATGAATATCTTTTGTAAAAGACAAGGTTTTTAAGGGCTTTTACTCAAATTATTCCAGAGTATTGAGATTATCTCTGAGAGGATTCACCTTAGAGGAATATCTCAGAGTAGCTGCACTCAGTGTAATTCCTGCAAAACCCAATCCCATGGGATCATACTTTAATTTGAGGTGATGCACGAACAGATCCCCCTTAAATCTGTTTCACAGAGGCAATGTTGAAGTGAAAAACTGAGTGATTGAATCATTTCATGTCTTTAAAATTAGGAGAGCTTCAGACTTTTTAACAGCTGCTTATTGGTTCGATTTAATGTGATGTTATGACCTTAAGGAAGACAAAAATCTGTATTTCTGGAAAGGCCTTTTAGGCAAGAATTCACAATTTTGGGAAATGCTTATTTACGGTCTTGCTGAGAGCTTAATGAGAAGCCTAATTCCACCCCCAATGTAAAGCCAGTGCTTGCAACCATGCTAGTTTAGCTTAGcatgaagaaaaaaggggcaaacacctCAATTAAAGAGGACAGTTTGGCTGCAGAATGTTTATATCTCTGACAGCCATTCTCACAGACACTTTCAGCTGAGACGCTGTATATCTTTGAAAGGAAGTGCCGTAATTTGCTGCTTCAAagtttcatatttattttattttaagtctggcagttacagtCATGCTATAACCACATTACAACATTTCATCgaacagagaaaaagattagAGGCCTAATCCAAAATTAAATTATGTATGGATCTGTTTTAGAAGTCGATATGTCTACTCTGCCTTGctttagcatcattagctataGCTAATGCCAACATAGTTATGCTAGCTGCTTAATTATCATCACTACATAAGCCATTAAATCTAAGTGACCTTTAGAAAATGTAACTAAACCTAATGTAGCTACTTAGCTTACATACCCACTGTACTACAGTGTGTACATAACTACATTGGTATAGCTACGTTTGCCAAAGCTCACACTGCCTATGctaccttagctacattggcttatgtagtaacttATGCAGTATtgttagctatatagctacatAACTACATAAGCTAAATAGCCATGTAGGAAtgatagcttatgtagctcatGTATGTAGCTGCATTAGAGTGGTTTTGTGGAGGAAAATCTGGTATTAAATTGTATATagatctgttttagaagtagttacacaaacagtaACTTGTTTTACCTCCATTAgatacagctaacatagctatgctagctatctAATAATGTTATTACATAAGCCATTGTAGCCATGTTAGCTTCAGCAAGacaagctttagcaaatatagataaaggtaacatagctacgcAAATAACATACCAAAGTAGCTTACGTAGACACTTTATAAGCTTGGCTTTAGCTACaaagctctgttatctacatagcttactcAGCTAATGGCGCTACACTTGCTGCGTTAGTGTTTCCATgaaggatgagcttttttcctgtaaacagactgCTTACTCAGCTTTAGTAAATGTTTTGTTATCCCTTACCTTAACTCCAACTCTAAATGAAAGTTTAATCTGAAGTACTTCTAAAGTTTGAGCGTGTATTTCCCTCTGAGCTGTACAGCAGGTCAGATGAACGGTCTC encodes the following:
- the LOC121521196 gene encoding leucine-rich repeat transmembrane protein FLRT2-like, with the protein product MEFLVGPWNKDWASFLQFWLTVILSLQMQFRPGASCPEVCRCDNQFVYCNERSLTSVPLGIQEGFKVLFLHNNQINNAGFPMELHNLASVETVYLYGNQLDEFPINLPKNTRVLHLQENNIQTISRAALAQLTRLEELHLDDNSISTVGVEEGAFREALSLKLLFLTKNHLSSVPIGLPEDLKELRLDENRIAVIAEEAFQNVTRLQRLLLDGNLLTDEGIAPGTFQDLSNLRELALGRNSLTFPPPLLPSQSLVKLSLQENQIDQIPVAAFAALNRLEKLEISSNQLQTLTQGVFDGLSSLKHLMVRNNPWRCDCGIKWVVVWLKALPSSINARGFVCSSPDKVRGMAIRELTLDIIECPVDANQPPWPTLRSTPPPPPTTTPYTTMISTLITTSIPYYFDSPSPPLPPVHNPPGPLPPYEDPLQISFHVVNSTNIEVSWASYFTVTAYKVTWIKRGQSQINEGMRERTVSGDRRHISLTNLEPRSVYRICVHVLDTLNSYRPGEDTICSEARTKAAVSTKPPGREQAPQESINTTLLMAGIIGGAVLIILVTLLSLFCWHMHRKSRSSSTKWKYNRGRRKDDYCEAGTKKDNSILEMTETSFQIVALNNEQLLKGDFRIQPIYTPNGGIGFRDCHLSNNSIAYCKSSNVPSTEFCHT